A genomic region of Methylobacterium durans contains the following coding sequences:
- a CDS encoding GGDEF domain-containing protein, which translates to MSEGSHNDRDRTFALCQRANDLMRDYGSSATPRAYTVWYTYVSGAQPLMNDAIKRLTAQNGCLCDSDIDSLYDTYIDGRRLSMAAEKMSASVLAEIESITEMIDLSLGSTAQYGESLRAFSHDLAGAALNRVRIREIVASLVTTTREVAANNRTLEARMRESRSEIETLRETLEATRIESLTDPLTGLSNRKHFEEMLAKTVETAASRPVTSSLIVLDIDFFKRFNDLYGHLTGDQVLRLVAIVMREQVRVNANLSRFGGEEFGILLPDTDLDAARAVAEAVRTSVMGRELVKRSTGESLGKVTVSLGIAAYRAGDTPVSLLERADLCMFAAKRGGRNRCVDDRTPISDLSRVA; encoded by the coding sequence ATGAGCGAAGGGAGCCACAACGACCGCGACCGGACCTTCGCGCTGTGCCAGCGGGCGAACGACCTGATGCGTGATTACGGCTCCTCGGCGACGCCGCGAGCCTACACAGTCTGGTACACGTACGTATCGGGCGCGCAGCCGCTGATGAACGACGCGATCAAGCGCCTGACCGCGCAGAACGGTTGCCTCTGCGACAGCGACATCGACTCCCTCTACGACACCTACATCGACGGCCGCCGGCTCTCGATGGCGGCCGAGAAGATGAGCGCCAGCGTGCTCGCCGAGATCGAGAGCATCACCGAGATGATCGATCTCTCGCTCGGCTCGACCGCGCAATACGGCGAGTCGCTGCGGGCGTTCTCCCACGACCTTGCCGGCGCGGCCCTCAATCGCGTGCGGATCCGCGAGATCGTGGCCTCCCTTGTGACAACCACCCGCGAGGTCGCGGCCAACAATCGGACGCTCGAGGCGCGCATGCGCGAGAGCCGCTCCGAGATCGAGACCCTGCGCGAGACGCTGGAGGCGACCCGCATCGAGAGCCTCACCGATCCGCTCACCGGTCTCTCGAACCGAAAGCATTTCGAGGAGATGCTGGCCAAGACCGTCGAGACGGCGGCGAGCCGGCCGGTGACGTCGAGCCTGATCGTCCTCGACATCGACTTCTTCAAGCGCTTCAACGACCTCTACGGTCACCTCACCGGCGACCAGGTGTTGCGCCTCGTTGCCATCGTCATGCGCGAGCAGGTGCGCGTGAACGCCAATCTCTCGCGCTTCGGCGGCGAGGAATTCGGCATCCTCCTGCCCGACACCGATCTTGATGCGGCCCGCGCCGTCGCGGAGGCCGTGCGCACGAGCGTGATGGGTCGCGAGCTCGTCAAGCGCTCGACGGGCGAGTCGCTCGGCAAGGTCACCGTCTCGCTCGGCATCGCCGCTTACCGGGCGGGCGACACGCCCGTCTCCCTGCTCGAGCGCGCGGACCTGTGCATGTTCGCGGCCAAGCGCGGCGGCCGCAACCGCTGCGTCGACGACCGCACCCCGATCTCGGATCTGTCCCGGGTAGCCTGA
- a CDS encoding SufB/SufD family protein translates to MADVTNLRTPAESGLSKLFEVARMKFPTGVSIAREEAFRYFEAMGLPSRRVEAFKYTDLRAALKEAAPPADAPAAATAREAIGAAKGFAGIEAVRLAFVNGHLVAEASDLGHVPQGVTVTPLNEALAANDPLLASLAPVAQSRENPIYQLNAAFMADGLLVRVAAGAKVAAPLHLRFVGTGAEAFSTATRVLVVLEADAELMVLESHEGPDGVAYQPNDALDVVIGDRARFHHSRLNGEGREAIALSTISARLGAGSHIETVNVVTGAVLSRHQIYLHFAGEDATATVNGATMLGDGQLADSTLLADHAAVGGVSRELFKTVIDGDATGVFQGKIIVEQIAQKTDGKMKSDCLLLKDEGQMMNKPELEIFADDVACGHGATCGAPDADLLFYLMARGLPRPEAESLLVQAFLGEALESVTHAGAREAMIGTVETWLAERS, encoded by the coding sequence ATGGCAGACGTCACCAATCTTCGCACCCCGGCCGAGAGCGGTCTCTCGAAGCTGTTCGAGGTCGCCCGCATGAAGTTCCCGACGGGCGTATCGATCGCCCGTGAGGAGGCGTTCCGCTACTTCGAGGCGATGGGCCTGCCGAGCCGACGGGTCGAGGCCTTCAAGTACACGGACCTGCGCGCCGCCCTGAAGGAGGCCGCTCCGCCCGCCGACGCGCCCGCCGCCGCGACGGCGAGGGAGGCAATCGGCGCGGCCAAGGGCTTCGCAGGTATCGAGGCCGTCCGCCTCGCCTTCGTGAACGGCCATCTCGTGGCCGAGGCGTCGGATCTCGGCCACGTGCCGCAGGGCGTCACCGTCACGCCCCTGAACGAGGCGCTCGCCGCCAACGACCCGCTCCTCGCATCCCTCGCTCCAGTCGCCCAGAGCCGCGAGAACCCGATCTATCAGCTCAACGCCGCCTTCATGGCGGACGGCCTGCTGGTTCGGGTCGCGGCGGGCGCCAAGGTCGCGGCCCCGCTGCATCTGCGCTTCGTCGGCACGGGCGCGGAGGCTTTCTCCACGGCGACTCGCGTGCTCGTGGTGCTCGAAGCCGATGCTGAGCTGATGGTGCTCGAATCGCACGAGGGCCCGGACGGCGTCGCCTACCAGCCGAACGATGCCCTCGACGTCGTGATCGGCGATCGGGCCCGCTTCCATCACAGCCGCCTCAACGGCGAGGGCCGCGAGGCCATCGCGCTCTCGACGATCTCTGCCCGGCTCGGCGCGGGCTCGCACATCGAGACCGTCAACGTCGTGACCGGCGCGGTGCTGTCGCGCCACCAGATCTACCTGCACTTTGCGGGCGAGGATGCGACCGCGACCGTGAACGGCGCCACGATGCTCGGCGACGGCCAACTCGCCGACTCCACGCTGCTCGCCGATCACGCGGCGGTCGGCGGCGTCAGCCGCGAGTTGTTCAAGACCGTGATCGACGGCGACGCGACCGGCGTGTTCCAGGGCAAGATCATCGTCGAGCAGATCGCCCAGAAGACCGACGGCAAGATGAAGTCCGACTGCCTCCTCCTCAAGGACGAGGGGCAGATGATGAACAAGCCGGAGCTCGAGATCTTCGCCGACGACGTCGCTTGCGGCCACGGCGCCACCTGCGGCGCGCCGGACGCGGATCTCCTCTTCTACCTGATGGCCCGCGGCCTGCCGCGACCGGAAGCCGAGAGCCTGCTGGTCCAGGCCTTCCTCGGGGAGGCGCTGGAATCGGTCACCCACGCGGGTGCCCGCGAGGCGATGATCGGCACGGTCGAGACCTGGCTGGCCGAGCGGAGCTGA
- the sufB gene encoding Fe-S cluster assembly protein SufB, with product MPAVQDTVDRVRAIDVDQYKYGFETTIEMEKSEKGISEDVIRFISAKKNEPAWMLEWRLDAYKRWQTMKEPDWARVSYDKIDYNDIYYYAAPKRQAAQSLDEIDPEILATYEKLGIPLREVEVLEGIAPERRVAVDAVFDSVSVATTFKAELQKAGVIFMPISEAVREYPELVQKYLGSVVPVTDNFFATLNSAVFSDGSFVYIPPGVRCPMELSTYFRINERDTGQFERTLIIADKGSYVSYLEGCTAPKRDDNQLHAAVVELVALDDAEIKYSTVQNWYPGDAQGKGGIYNFVTKRGDCRGARSKISWTQVETGSAITWKYPSCILRGDDSRGEFYSIAVSNGMQQVDSGTKMIHLGKNTTSRIISKGISAGRSQNTYRGLVSAHKKAKGARNFTNCDSLLIGDQCGAHTVPYIESKNASAVFEHEATTSKISEDQKFYCLQRGLSEEEATALIVNGFVRDVLQQLPMEFAVEAQKLISISLEGSVG from the coding sequence ATGCCTGCAGTGCAGGACACCGTCGATCGCGTTCGCGCCATCGACGTCGATCAGTACAAGTACGGGTTCGAGACCACGATCGAGATGGAGAAGTCCGAGAAGGGCATCTCCGAGGACGTGATCCGTTTCATCTCGGCCAAGAAGAACGAGCCCGCTTGGATGCTCGAGTGGCGCCTCGACGCCTATAAGCGCTGGCAGACGATGAAGGAGCCGGATTGGGCGCGCGTCTCCTACGACAAGATCGACTACAACGACATCTACTATTACGCGGCCCCGAAGCGTCAGGCGGCCCAGTCGCTCGACGAGATCGACCCCGAGATCCTCGCCACCTACGAGAAGCTCGGCATCCCGCTGCGTGAGGTCGAGGTGCTTGAGGGGATCGCGCCGGAGCGGCGCGTGGCCGTCGACGCCGTCTTCGATAGCGTGTCGGTCGCCACCACCTTCAAGGCGGAGCTTCAGAAGGCCGGCGTGATCTTCATGCCGATCTCCGAGGCCGTTCGCGAGTATCCGGAGCTGGTGCAGAAGTACCTCGGCTCGGTGGTGCCCGTGACCGACAACTTCTTCGCGACGCTGAACTCGGCCGTGTTCTCGGATGGCTCGTTCGTCTACATCCCGCCGGGCGTGCGCTGCCCGATGGAGCTGTCGACCTACTTCCGCATCAACGAGCGTGACACGGGGCAGTTCGAGCGCACGCTGATCATCGCCGACAAGGGCAGCTACGTCTCGTATCTGGAGGGCTGCACCGCCCCGAAGCGGGACGACAACCAGCTCCACGCGGCGGTCGTCGAGCTTGTCGCCCTGGATGATGCCGAGATCAAGTACTCGACGGTCCAGAACTGGTACCCGGGCGATGCCCAGGGCAAGGGCGGCATCTACAACTTCGTGACGAAGCGCGGCGATTGCCGCGGCGCCCGCTCGAAGATCTCCTGGACGCAGGTCGAGACCGGATCGGCGATCACCTGGAAGTACCCGTCCTGCATCCTGCGTGGTGACGATTCCCGCGGCGAGTTCTACTCGATCGCAGTGTCGAACGGCATGCAGCAGGTCGATTCCGGCACGAAGATGATCCATCTCGGCAAGAACACGACCAGCCGGATCATCTCGAAGGGCATCTCGGCGGGGCGCTCGCAGAACACCTACCGGGGCCTCGTCTCGGCCCACAAGAAGGCCAAGGGCGCCCGCAATTTCACGAATTGCGACAGCCTGCTGATCGGCGACCAGTGCGGGGCGCACACCGTGCCCTACATCGAGTCGAAGAACGCGTCCGCGGTGTTCGAGCACGAGGCCACGACCTCGAAGATCTCCGAGGACCAGAAGTTCTACTGCCTGCAGCGCGGGCTCTCCGAGGAGGAGGCGACCGCGCTGATCGTCAACGGCTTCGTCCGGGATGTGCTGCAGCAGCTGCCGATGGAGTTCGCCGTCGAGGCCCAGAAGCTGATCTCGATCAGCCTGGAAGGCTCGGTCGGCTAG
- a CDS encoding cysteine desulfurase family protein: protein MKATRAYLDHNATSPVRPEVSAAVVRALELPGNPSSVHAEGRAARAMLEAAREQVAGLVGATAANVVFTSGGTEAANAVLSGALRRTGLPAPTRLLIGATEHPCVAAGHRFPSEAVEVLPVEPSGLIDLAAMEAQLSALGDEAVLISVHAANNETGVVQPLAEIVALARRHGRALVHSDAVQAAGKIALDLGALGLDALTISGHKFGAPKGVGALALADGAGLDAAFVRGGGQEGRRRCGTENLPGLVGMGRAAEIAGTTLASEAARLGRLRDRIETAVRARAPEAVVFGDGAPRLPNTLCFAVPGLEAATALMALDLAGVAVSSGSACASGKVARSPVLAAMGVSPALAAGALRVSLGWNTVESDGVRFLEAFERAVSSLYKRQGRAA from the coding sequence ATGAAGGCGACACGCGCGTACCTCGATCACAACGCGACCTCGCCGGTTCGTCCGGAGGTGTCGGCGGCGGTCGTGCGCGCGCTGGAATTGCCGGGCAACCCGTCCTCGGTCCACGCTGAGGGCCGCGCGGCCCGCGCCATGCTGGAGGCGGCCCGCGAGCAGGTGGCCGGCCTCGTCGGCGCGACGGCCGCGAATGTCGTGTTCACCAGCGGCGGCACGGAGGCGGCCAACGCGGTCCTCTCGGGCGCGCTTCGCCGCACGGGGCTTCCGGCACCGACCCGTCTCCTGATCGGGGCGACCGAGCATCCCTGCGTCGCGGCAGGCCATCGCTTTCCGTCGGAGGCCGTCGAAGTCCTGCCGGTCGAGCCGTCCGGCCTGATCGATCTCGCGGCGATGGAGGCGCAGCTCTCCGCCCTCGGCGACGAGGCCGTGCTGATCTCGGTCCACGCCGCCAACAACGAGACGGGCGTCGTGCAGCCGCTCGCCGAGATCGTGGCGCTGGCCCGCCGCCACGGCCGGGCGCTCGTCCACAGCGACGCGGTCCAGGCCGCCGGCAAGATCGCGCTCGATCTCGGCGCCCTCGGCCTCGATGCGCTGACGATCTCGGGCCACAAGTTCGGTGCGCCGAAGGGCGTCGGCGCCCTCGCGCTGGCCGATGGCGCCGGCCTCGACGCGGCCTTCGTGCGCGGCGGCGGGCAGGAGGGGCGTCGCCGCTGCGGCACCGAGAACCTGCCCGGTCTGGTCGGGATGGGCCGGGCCGCGGAGATCGCCGGAACGACTCTTGCGAGCGAGGCTGCGCGGCTCGGTCGCCTGCGCGACAGGATCGAGACGGCCGTGCGCGCGCGGGCTCCAGAGGCGGTTGTCTTCGGCGACGGCGCGCCGCGCCTTCCGAACACGCTGTGCTTCGCGGTGCCGGGGCTCGAGGCGGCGACCGCTCTGATGGCGCTCGACCTCGCGGGGGTCGCCGTGTCGTCGGGCTCGGCCTGCGCCTCGGGCAAGGTGGCGCGCTCGCCCGTCCTCGCGGCGATGGGGGTCAGCCCTGCGCTGGCTGCAGGGGCGCTGCGCGTGAGTTTGGGCTGGAACACGGTTGAAAGCGACGGGGTCCGCTTCCTCGAAGCCTTCGAACGCGCGGTTTCGTCCCTATATAAGCGGCAAGGGAGAGCGGCCTGA
- a CDS encoding SUF system Fe-S cluster assembly protein has product MSDATITGGTNAPAVAAASAIPPEELDRLTDDIVAALKSVYDPEIPADIYELGLIYRVDIADDRTVSIDMTLTAPGCPVAGEMPGWVENAVSAVPGVQSCTVTMVFDPPWDQSRMSDEARVALDMW; this is encoded by the coding sequence ATGTCCGACGCAACGATCACCGGCGGCACCAACGCCCCCGCGGTGGCGGCCGCCTCCGCCATTCCGCCGGAGGAGCTCGACCGCCTCACCGACGACATCGTGGCGGCACTCAAATCCGTCTACGACCCCGAGATCCCGGCCGACATCTACGAGCTCGGCCTCATCTACAGGGTCGACATTGCCGACGACCGGACGGTGTCGATCGACATGACGCTCACCGCACCAGGCTGCCCGGTGGCGGGCGAGATGCCGGGCTGGGTCGAGAACGCCGTCTCGGCCGTCCCCGGCGTGCAATCCTGCACCGTGACGATGGTGTTCGACCCGCCGTGGGACCAGAGCCGCATGTCCGACGAGGCCCGCGTCGCCCTCGACATGTGGTAG
- a CDS encoding HesB/IscA family protein — protein MSSGFKVMSLTDAAAGRIKAIIADADRPIAGLRVGVKNGGCAGMSYTMEYAEARKPGEDMIEDKGVTVFIDPKAVLFLLGTEMDFQTNKLSAQFVFNNPNQTSACGCGESVAITPANPEALRATA, from the coding sequence ATGTCATCAGGTTTCAAGGTCATGTCGCTCACCGACGCGGCGGCAGGCCGGATCAAGGCGATCATCGCCGACGCGGACCGTCCAATCGCCGGCCTGCGGGTCGGCGTGAAGAACGGCGGCTGCGCCGGCATGTCCTACACGATGGAGTACGCGGAAGCGCGCAAGCCCGGCGAGGACATGATCGAGGACAAGGGCGTGACCGTCTTCATCGATCCCAAGGCGGTGCTGTTCCTGCTCGGCACCGAGATGGATTTCCAGACGAACAAGCTGTCCGCGCAGTTCGTCTTCAACAACCCGAACCAGACTTCCGCCTGCGGCTGCGGCGAGTCCGTCGCGATCACGCCGGCAAACCCCGAGGCGCTGCGCGCCACGGCCTGA
- a CDS encoding HD-GYP domain-containing protein, translating into MLQDAFVLILSDRPGPAAGLARGIERVVACTCLDFGAGLPPKRPLAVVVDLDTPRTATAAVTEALAVRLRERPVPTLLLTGASRDDAGAADSFGAQAVLPAATPRETILAKVLEMIDGAARAAAARTRRLNQRAEVATGIVTDLFFQASADRRLRDAEADRGTETVLAAVSEAGIRDWLDVVWRHDAQVYQHTLSVAGYAAAFGTEIGLPEADHRRLTKAALLHDIGKSRIPASILNKPNGLSAEETALMRSHAILGADLLRAQGDVEPEIIDVVRHHHEKLDGSGYPDGLAGAQISDLVRLVAICDIFSALTERRAYRAPLSVTEAVRIMTDMRGQLDRTLLNAFAPVIARSACQIWP; encoded by the coding sequence ATGTTGCAGGATGCCTTCGTTCTGATCCTCAGCGACCGTCCCGGGCCGGCGGCGGGCCTGGCCCGCGGGATCGAGCGGGTGGTGGCCTGCACCTGCCTGGATTTCGGGGCGGGGCTGCCGCCGAAGCGTCCGCTCGCCGTCGTCGTCGATCTCGACACTCCCCGGACCGCGACGGCCGCGGTGACCGAAGCGCTCGCCGTGCGCCTGCGCGAGCGTCCCGTGCCGACTCTCCTGCTGACCGGTGCCTCGCGGGACGATGCTGGCGCCGCGGATTCGTTCGGGGCGCAGGCGGTGTTGCCGGCCGCGACGCCGCGGGAGACCATTCTCGCCAAGGTCCTCGAGATGATCGACGGCGCGGCCCGTGCCGCGGCCGCCCGCACGCGACGCCTGAACCAGCGGGCCGAGGTCGCGACCGGGATCGTGACCGACCTGTTCTTCCAGGCCTCGGCCGACCGGCGCCTGCGCGACGCGGAGGCCGACCGGGGCACCGAGACGGTGCTCGCCGCCGTCTCCGAGGCCGGGATCCGGGACTGGCTCGACGTGGTCTGGCGCCACGACGCGCAGGTCTATCAGCACACGCTGAGCGTCGCGGGCTACGCGGCAGCCTTCGGAACGGAGATCGGGCTCCCTGAGGCGGACCACCGCCGGCTGACCAAGGCCGCCCTGCTGCACGACATCGGCAAGTCCCGCATCCCGGCCTCGATCCTGAACAAGCCGAACGGCCTCTCCGCCGAGGAGACCGCGCTGATGCGCAGCCACGCCATCCTTGGCGCCGACCTGCTGCGCGCGCAGGGCGACGTCGAGCCCGAAATCATCGACGTCGTGCGCCATCACCACGAGAAGCTCGACGGCAGCGGCTATCCGGACGGCCTCGCCGGAGCGCAGATCTCCGATCTCGTGCGTCTCGTGGCGATCTGCGACATCTTCTCGGCGCTCACCGAGCGCCGGGCCTACCGGGCGCCGCTCTCCGTGACGGAGGCGGTACGCATCATGACGGACATGCGTGGACAGCTCGACCGGACCTTGCTCAACGCCTTCGCGCCCGTCATCGCCCGCTCCGCCTGCCAGATATGGCCGTGA
- a CDS encoding alpha/beta hydrolase, whose amino-acid sequence MPEVIFNGPAGRLEGRYQAPKKKGAPIAIVLHPHPQFGGTMNNQIVYNLFYTFANRGFAALRFNFRGVGRSQGSFDHGSGELSDAAAALDWVQSVNPEAKSCWIAGVSFGSWIGMQLLMRRPEIEGFISIAAMANRYDFTFLAPCPSSGLFVHGSEDRVAPAREVMPVIEKVKTQKGVIIEHQMVEGANHFFDGKVDELTQTVDTYLDKRLGSREEAA is encoded by the coding sequence ATGCCCGAAGTGATCTTCAACGGCCCGGCAGGCCGCCTCGAAGGCCGTTACCAGGCCCCGAAGAAGAAGGGGGCGCCGATCGCCATCGTGCTGCATCCGCACCCGCAATTCGGCGGCACGATGAACAACCAGATCGTCTACAATCTGTTCTACACGTTCGCGAACCGCGGCTTCGCGGCGCTCCGCTTCAATTTCCGCGGCGTCGGGCGCAGCCAGGGCTCCTTCGACCACGGGTCGGGCGAGCTCTCCGACGCGGCCGCCGCCCTCGACTGGGTGCAGTCCGTCAACCCGGAGGCGAAGTCCTGCTGGATCGCGGGGGTCTCGTTCGGCTCCTGGATCGGCATGCAGCTCCTGATGCGCCGCCCGGAGATCGAGGGCTTCATCTCGATCGCCGCGATGGCGAATCGCTACGATTTCACGTTCCTGGCGCCCTGCCCCTCCTCCGGCCTGTTCGTGCACGGCTCGGAGGATCGCGTCGCCCCGGCCCGTGAGGTGATGCCGGTCATCGAGAAGGTGAAGACGCAGAAGGGCGTCATCATCGAGCACCAGATGGTCGAGGGGGCCAACCATTTCTTCGACGGCAAGGTCGACGAGTTGACCCAGACGGTCGACACCTATCTCGACAAGCGCCTCGGCAGCCGGGAAGAGGCGGCCTGA
- a CDS encoding cysteine desulfurase has translation MNAPVLQTPYDVEAIRKEFPILSETVYGKPLVYLDNAASAQKPRAVIDAMVACMETGYANVHRGLHFMANAATEGFEGARETTRQFLNAASTDEIIFTRNATEAYNLVASSMGWAGLIGEGDEIILSIMEHHSNIVPWHFLRERRGAVIKWVPVDDDGNFLVEEYEKLFSPRTKMVAVTHMSNVLGTVTPAEEIVRIAHAHGVPVLLDGAQSAVHREVDVRALDCDFYVFTGHKVYGPTGIGVLYGKREWLERLPPYQGGGEMIRTVTEDAITYNDPPHRFEAGTPAIVEAVGLGAALEFMMGIGRERIAAHEAMLTAYAQERLGSMNSVRLIGTARDKGGVIAFEMKGAHAHDIATVIDRQGVAVRAGTHCAMPLLNRFGVTSTCRASFGLYNTRAEIDALVAALAKAEMLFA, from the coding sequence ATGAACGCACCCGTCCTTCAGACTCCCTACGACGTCGAGGCGATCCGGAAGGAATTCCCGATCCTGTCCGAGACGGTCTACGGCAAGCCGCTCGTCTACCTCGACAACGCGGCCTCCGCGCAGAAGCCGCGGGCCGTGATCGACGCGATGGTCGCTTGCATGGAGACGGGCTACGCGAACGTCCATCGCGGCCTGCACTTCATGGCGAACGCGGCGACCGAGGGGTTCGAGGGCGCCCGCGAGACGACGCGGCAGTTCCTGAATGCGGCCTCGACGGACGAGATCATCTTCACCCGCAACGCCACCGAGGCCTACAATCTCGTGGCGAGCTCGATGGGCTGGGCCGGGCTGATCGGGGAGGGTGACGAAATCATCCTCTCGATCATGGAGCACCACTCGAACATCGTGCCCTGGCACTTCCTGCGCGAGCGCCGGGGCGCCGTGATCAAGTGGGTGCCGGTGGACGACGACGGCAACTTTTTGGTCGAGGAATACGAGAAGCTGTTCTCGCCCCGCACCAAGATGGTCGCGGTCACCCACATGTCGAACGTGCTCGGCACGGTGACTCCGGCCGAGGAGATCGTGCGCATCGCCCACGCCCACGGCGTGCCGGTGCTGCTCGACGGGGCGCAGAGCGCGGTTCACCGCGAGGTCGACGTGCGGGCGCTCGACTGCGACTTCTACGTCTTCACCGGGCACAAGGTGTACGGGCCGACCGGCATCGGCGTTCTCTATGGCAAGCGGGAATGGCTGGAGCGGCTGCCCCCCTACCAGGGCGGCGGCGAGATGATCCGCACCGTCACCGAGGACGCGATCACCTACAACGACCCCCCTCACCGCTTCGAGGCCGGCACGCCGGCGATCGTCGAGGCCGTGGGGCTCGGGGCGGCCCTCGAATTCATGATGGGCATCGGGCGCGAGCGGATCGCGGCCCACGAGGCCATGCTCACCGCCTATGCTCAGGAGCGCCTGGGGTCGATGAATTCCGTGCGCCTCATTGGCACGGCGCGAGACAAGGGCGGCGTCATCGCCTTCGAGATGAAGGGCGCGCACGCCCACGACATCGCCACCGTCATCGATCGCCAGGGCGTCGCGGTGCGTGCCGGCACCCACTGCGCCATGCCGCTCCTCAACCGGTTCGGCGTCACCTCGACCTGCCGCGCCTCCTTCGGCCTCTACAACACGCGAGCCGAAATCGATGCGCTCGTCGCGGCGCTGGCCAAGGCCGAGATGCTGTTCGCCTGA
- the sufC gene encoding Fe-S cluster assembly ATPase SufC, which yields MLEIKNLVVQIEDNRILNGLDLTVKDGEVAAIMGPNGSGKSTLSYVIAGKEDYEVLDGEILLNGENILEMAPDERAAAGIFLAFQYPLEIPGVGTMTFLKACLNAQRKARGEAELSTPDFIRQVNKAADTLEINKEMLKRALNVGFSGGEKKRMEILQMALLQPQFCVLDETDSGLDIDALRIVSEGVNALRAEGRSFLVITHYQRLLNHIVPDTVHVMSQGRIVKSGGKELALELEASGYAEYRASEAA from the coding sequence ATGCTTGAGATCAAGAACCTCGTCGTGCAGATCGAGGACAACCGCATCCTCAACGGGCTCGACCTCACCGTGAAGGACGGCGAGGTCGCCGCCATCATGGGGCCGAACGGGTCGGGCAAGTCGACCCTGTCCTACGTCATCGCCGGCAAGGAGGATTACGAGGTCCTCGACGGCGAGATCCTGCTCAACGGCGAGAACATCCTGGAGATGGCCCCCGACGAGCGCGCCGCGGCCGGCATCTTCCTCGCCTTCCAGTACCCGCTGGAGATCCCCGGCGTCGGCACGATGACCTTCCTCAAGGCCTGCCTCAACGCGCAGCGCAAGGCGCGCGGCGAGGCCGAGCTCTCGACGCCCGACTTTATTCGCCAGGTGAACAAGGCCGCCGACACGCTCGAGATCAACAAGGAGATGCTCAAGCGCGCCCTCAACGTCGGCTTCTCGGGCGGCGAGAAGAAGCGCATGGAGATCCTCCAGATGGCGCTGCTGCAGCCGCAATTCTGCGTCCTCGACGAGACCGATTCCGGCCTCGACATCGACGCGCTGCGCATCGTCTCCGAGGGCGTGAACGCGCTGCGCGCGGAAGGCCGCTCCTTCCTCGTCATCACGCACTACCAGCGGCTCCTGAACCACATCGTGCCCGACACCGTGCACGTCATGTCCCAGGGGCGGATCGTGAAGTCCGGCGGCAAGGAGCTTGCCCTCGAGCTGGAGGCTTCGGGCTACGCCGAGTACCGCGCGAGCGAGGCGGCCTGA